A portion of the Bacteroidia bacterium genome contains these proteins:
- a CDS encoding DNA-formamidopyrimidine glycosylase: MPELPEVETVVGDLNKADVVGKKILDVTVNWPKSISSHSPKEFKDYLIG; this comes from the coding sequence ATGCCTGAGTTACCTGAAGTAGAGACTGTGGTTGGTGATTTAAACAAAGCAGATGTTGTTGGTAAGAAGATTTTGGATGTGACTGTTAATTGGCCAAAGAGCATTAGCAGCCATAGTCCCAAAGAGTTTAAAGATTATTTAATAGGAAA